Below is a window of Quercus robur chromosome 6, dhQueRobu3.1, whole genome shotgun sequence DNA.
attattagtttttgtaATGTTTTCATTTGAAAATGTTTGTGAATATCATGTGAAATGTTATCCCAAGGGCTATGCTCATAGTGTACAAACCAAAGATGGTCCAGTATGCACTTTAGTGCTTGGTCTATCCCACTAACAATCGTTCTGTATTGCATACAAAACCCAGTGTTGGGTAACCCCTCTAGTCTATAGATCGGATATACAATGCAGCCTCCTCTGGGCTGAATCTTGCTGCTAGCAGTGACCAGAAACTCTTCCCTTGCTGTTATGAGTAATCTGCCCTctcctattaatatatatattttattatagcTTGCttcatacaaattttttttttcaatcctcTATGACTGAACTATTGTTGTGCCGAATGCCTCCTCACAATTATTTTCATGGTGAATATTTTCTGATGGATTGATGAATATCGAAACTTAGATTCATGAGATGTGCCATTTATAGGTTGCTtttgttaatacttaatagaCATTGCTGTTTGAGTATTATTTTTGGTGGTTATACTGTCATTGGATGCAATTGATTAGTGATTGGGCTTGTCCCGTTGATGTTAGTTTGATTTTAAATGTGATAATAGAACTCTATTCTCTTTCCAGTCtccaatttttagttttttggtaAATACGGCTTGCATAAATAACTTAAGTTCTTAAAAACGACTTGACTGAGGCTCAAAGTTATCAAACtctgataaaataaaataaaaaggtagaTCAGAAGGGGATCTTCAAATAACATGACATCTGAAAATAAGGAAAAGCCTCTCTTCGCTAAAGCATTAGCACACTTGTTGGTTTCCTGATACTCTGATAGCTGTGCTTCACTTCACACCTATGGAAAGCTTGGACTTAATTCCTGCAGTCATGTACAATGCCACAGATAAGAATGTTAGTTCAAGAAACACTGTTTAAAGCTAATACAATTTCCATAGcatcaaatttcacaattaaatAATGGATTCCTAACTCCCTAGCTAAAATGAGACCATATCTAACTGCCCAAACTTCAGCCAACACACTCGAAGCTTGCTGATGCAGggcatttaagtagttgttttacATTTGTAGTTGAACAGAAAACCAGTAGCAATAGTCGCTTGTGCCTAAACAGTGAGTTAGAGGTTGCTATTGTAACAGCAATCACTTAGAGCCATTTGTACTTAGTTAGTTAGTATGTTTGTTGGTTAGATTGCCAATTACCAATTAGGTTAAGTCTTTAATTGAGCCAATCCATTGGCTGCTAGTATAGTGCAGCTTGTATAAATTGCAGATTAGGCCCTCCGCTCTCATTTGTATGTGAATGAAATAAGCCTTTTAGAGCTTTTCTTGAACATTGCAGAGGTGCCTAACCACCTATCAATTTGTTCTAAGTAACTCACATTCCATTTAGTTCTAATTCATATCACAGCCCATCACTTTCCCTGCATCACTTGCCCAATAGCTCTGTAGAATCCATTTGCCCAGTTACCCTCTGCATTTTGAATAAGTCCACCCTCACCAGCCTCGCCTGTGCTCCCCCGGGAGGATGATAGAGACAGCGACAAATCCAACAACATCGTTTCAGTAAATCCAACTACAATGATGCCGTTTCagtaaaatttaatacaaacaGCCAAAGCCCCAAGTTGTGCTCTGTCTAATTACCTCCCTCAGGTTTAACACATGGTGCTTAGTGGAAACGTGTGTTTAATTACTGATCACAGGCTGTCAATCTGTTAATAGTTGTTAGAGTTCTGTTAGAGAATTAGTTCTGGTTAACCACCTAAATTGATCTAAGCTTAAGCTTATCTAAGTCCTATATATAGGACTCTTGTATTGCGTTACAGAGTGTGCTGTATAATATCAGATTCAGATACTTTTcaatctctctctatctctgttTTACTCTTTCGCACATAAAATCTCAAACTCTTTCAGAGGAATCATCGGTATTGAGTTGAACCAGCCCACCGGAGGTGTTTCCCATTTCAGAAATAGTAGACCTGGCTGTAGATGCATGGTTTGAGGgtaaataggcaaaatttccATTGCATGACTTAAACTTAGATACTTTAGTCTCGGGTTAAGGcatttattgctgaaaattaCTGTATTTCTATGCAGCCAAAGATTCCATTTGCCTATCAAAAACATGATAGCCCAATGGATAGAAGATTGAGCATGAATAATAGAACAATTGCCATTCCTTTTGAACCAGGAACGAAGGGGGTTTCGCAAGAGAACCCCACTTCATTCTTGTGGAAAAACTACATGTGTTGAGcatggtttgggttttgttatttGCACTTTAATATATCTTGTGGAGAGGTTACATATGTTGCAATGGCAACAGGCAATTGAAacttttcttggttttgaaGCCAAACATGCCAGAATATGtgttataaaacaaaaaaataactctGATGGAATTCTATGATCTATGCCACTCACAATGGTTGTGTATTGCATACAGAATTCAGTTTTGGGTAACCTATAGATCGGAGATACATTGCAGCCTCCTCTGGGCTGAATCCTGCTGCTAGCGGTGACCAGAAACTCTTCCCTTACTGTAATGAGTAATCTGCCCtcacctattaatatatattttaattatagcTTTGCttcatccaattttttttttcagtcctACAGATCTGAACTATTGTTGTGCTGAATGCCTCCCTAGTCCctacaattatttttatggtgaaTGATGTCTGATGGATTGATGAATATTGGACCTTAGATTCATGAGATGTGCCATTTATAGGTTGCATTTGTTAATAGAAGTTGTTTGAGTATTATTTTTGGCGATTATACTGTCATTAGAGTGCATCTAATTAGTGATTTGGCTTGTCCCGTTGATGTGAGTTTGATTTGGAATGTGATAATGGAACCATTATTTCTTCTGTCTCCAATTTTTTGTTTGGCTTTTGTTATTTGCACTTATATATACCTTGTGGAGAAGTTACATATGTTGCAATGGCCGattaatcaaatttataaaGGGCCTATTGAGATCTTTGGGTGAGTCTATTTTTAtcttactatatataaaaagagagagttttGCCTGTGTTTGTTGTGTAATAAAACGGTAGAGAAGGGACAAATGATGGGTTGAAATCAATTGTGTTGGGCTGGAGAGAgagtttgggcttttttttctttttcattttttttcctattgttATCTATTGCCAGATTGTACTCCGGATTTTTCTCCCAACCACTACTGACACTGAGTAGTGAGTACTGATAGAGAAACACATATAGAAGGAGGTGGTATTGCATGTTTCCACATTGTGtagaagagaggaaaagaagaaaatgattcCGCTACATATTTCCACTACAAATTAGGACTTCAGGATTTTGGGTTGTAAGTTGGGCATTAGATCTTTCATGTTTTCAATTACTAAGAAAATGATTTATTGATTGATGGATTACAATATGTCTCCATGCTTAGGAAAATGGGGGAAAGAGGAGAGGGAGAAAGGGAAAGGAAGGTTGCAAGTGATTATGAATTGAATTTTAGGTACTTTAATGCGGATGCATTtgaagtgtttgtgaaaatgtacGAATTGGCTTTTGGGTAAGTTTCTGTTATTTGTTTGTTAGCTTAAATGATGATATAAGCTTGATGAAACATGTGGCAATAAAACAAGATGTCAGTTATCATGTGAAGTGTTTGTCTTAAGGGTTAGAACCTTAAGGAACTCAACCTGAGTGTATAAAGATGGATGGCCACATATTATTAGTGTATAAGGAAGTCAACCTGAGTGCATATGTACAGCTATCTTTTAgattgcttttgtttctttttctgatTTTGTATCATGTATAATGATGCTGTTAATGTTTTCTccatatctttattttgttagaCAGGAAGCAGAAGGACTTCTACAGTTATACCGAGGGTCCAGCCAATGCCTTTGTAGTTGTTGTAGAAAAAACTTATCCAATGGTCAAGAAGGCTTAACCCCGTGTTTTTGAGAGATTCTTTgcccacataaaaaaattatccaattaTCAAGCTGATTCTCTTACTTTTAGCTCATTGAAgcttatatcatattattgtacTATAGTCCTAATTTGTGCTTTTGTACTTAATAGGAGCAAATCCAGCATGCTGAGGAACAATTTAACTCTGTGTCACTGTTATTTTCTCAAGGTTTAGTGATTATAAACTATTTCATTTGGTAGACTTGACCTACTTATTCTAGTAAGGATATGCCACTTGATTTTTCTGTTTATTGCAAATTTGCTATGAGCAATCACCAATTTGTTGGATCTAAACCAGAGAAATCTTCAGTTAAAAGGAACTTATAAATAtttcatctttcatttttttgctAGAAACCTGGTCTTCTTAGGTCTTTTCTTTCGATCTCCCATATGAGAGAAGATGTTGAATCTGGCATCTCTGTTGAAAATCTCACAGAATATATATGTTCAATGAAGGATGTGACTCGGGGCTTGATAAAGGTTCTCTATTTGTTATACCTTTTCTACAGTAAGCATAGCATGAATACATATTGTGTTTTGGCATTTATGACTTTACTGAGTGATTATTCACATGGAAATGTTTTGAGTAGTGTATTTATAGACCTATTCTCAACTTTCGGTTGAGAATGAAACAATTGGATCATACAAATGTGCATTGCAAATGAAatcaaataatttcattttgttagtttttgtttcttttaaatttgataaatttgaatACTGATACTTGATTCTAAGCtagtaatttttattggataattcAAGTTCTGTTACGCGGAAAACATCTCAAAGGGTTGTCCCTGTTTGTGGCTAGCTAGCCTAGCTTACTCATGAGGCCCAGTGAATCCTTAGGCGCTGAGACAAATTTCTAGTCCAAACTCCAAGACAAATTTCCAGTGGCATGGATGGTCTCTTTTATATGGGCTTACCTACATGGTTCATGTAGTTTAAAAGGTTCAAGTTCCTGATGACTTCTTGGAATTCAACACTGCACTAAAAGCTGCTTAAGAAAAGTATAGATTTTTTCATAGTAGTCACACGAATACAAATGTGTTACTTTCCATAGTATTATTCTCGTCTCACGGAATTGATTAAGAACCCCAAGAAGCCAAGACAGTgggtttatgtttttattattatcattttaattaaagatGTTCATGAATTTTCCTATATAGCACAATCGATGTTCGCCATTTATGCCGCAGTCTTGGTTAATACAAAACACAGGATGAAAAGGTAGTCTTCTAGATGGTGTTCGAGGCTAAATATTTACAGCCCAACACAATGGGCCAGCAAAGTTAAAATTTAGTATTCGAGCTCATAATGGAGTTAAAGGCCCAATTACTCAAGGCTAGACGAAATGGTTTTTACCTCCTGCTACCACAAAAGGATGATACAAAATCCTAAGACCTAAACCTATACTTCACAAAACTCTTGTGCCTAAGAATTAAGATTAGTTTCATCATGCCGTCCAATCCTACTTGAAAAGCCGATATGAAAAGTGAGGGAGTTGTGTCTTGGAGAcaataaaaggttttttttttttttttttcatcaatttttggaCTCCATGCTAGGACTTGCAAATGGTTtggagtttcttcttcttctttaatatataattcaacAGTTAAGATAAGAGAAAACATTTTGGAAAGTGTTTGGTCGggaggggagagagaaaaatgatagTGGGGCTCAGGTGTTTTCTCCCTCGGgcccaccaaaaagttttctctccaaaatggagaaaaaa
It encodes the following:
- the LOC126689297 gene encoding uncharacterized protein LOC126689297 isoform X4 encodes the protein MALSLTTNKPLLMAMKAQIYDELSRKMGERGEGERERKVASDYELNFRYFNADAFEVFVKMYELAFGKQKDFYSYTEGPANAFVVVVEKTYPMVKKA
- the LOC126689297 gene encoding uncharacterized protein LOC126689297 isoform X3; the encoded protein is MALSLTTNKPLLMAMKAQIYDELSRKMGERGEGERERKVASDYELNFRYFNADAFEVFVKMYELAFGQEAEGLLQLYRGSSQCLCSCCRKNLSNGQEGLTPCF
- the LOC126689297 gene encoding uncharacterized protein LOC126689297 isoform X2, with translation MALSLTTNKPLLMAMKAQIYDELSRSKSSMLRNNLTLCHCYFLKKPGLLRSFLSISHMREDVESGISVENLTEYICSMKDVTRGLIKFCYAENISKGCPCLWLASLAYS
- the LOC126689297 gene encoding uncharacterized protein LOC126689297 isoform X1, with the protein product MALSLTTNKPLLMAMKAQIYDELSRSKSSMLRNNLTLCHCYFLKKPGLLRSFLSISHMREDVESGISVENLTEYICSMKDVTRGLIKVLYLLYLFYSKHSMNTYCVLAFMTLLSDYSHGNVLSSVFIDLFSTFG